The Corynebacterium atypicum genome contains the following window.
CGCCGAGCTCGTCGCCCGCGGTGGCGACCGCACCAAAATTCAGCTCCTTCGCGATTTCGACCCGGCGGCACCAGACAACGCGTCGGTCGACGACCCCTACTACGGGGGCCCGAGCGGCTTTGCGCTGACCTACGACCAGATTTGCCAGGCCATCCCAGGCATCATCGATTGGGCCCGCAGCCGGCTCTCGCGCAGCTAGGCAGCTGGGTGCAGCAGCCGGGTAGGCTTTAAGGGCGTGGTGACAACTTCGACGAGCGTACCCCGGCAGGCCGCCGGCAGGCCGCACCCGAACCGCGGCGGCAGCTGGCGGGCTTTTCTCAAGCCCGGCTGGTTCCTGGCCGCGGCGGCCATCCTCATTTTCTCTTACTTCGCCTTCACTTTCCTCGCCCCCTGGCAGCTAGGCAAAAACCACGACATCTCCGAGCGCAACGAGCGCATTGAGAAGGCGTTTGACACGGACCCGGTGCCAGCTGGCGAGATTTTCGGGCCTAACGGTCAGATTCGCCCCGAGGACGAGTGGCGCCGGGTCATCCTTTCCGGGCAATACCTCAGCGACGCGGAAACCGTGCTGAGGATGCGCCCGGTGCAAGGAAACCCCGCGGTCCAGGTGCTTACACCGCTCAAGACGGACTCCGGTGAGGTCATCCTGGTCAATCGGGGCTGGATACCGGCCGAGGGTGCCGCGGTGCCAGAGATCACTCCCGCGCCTTCCGGGCCGGTGTCCGTAGAGGCTGTCGCCCGCCGCAACGAGTCCACCCCCGACCGCGCCCCGCTCACCGAGGACGGCATCACCCAGGTCTACGGCATCGATACCGATTACATCGGGCGGGCCGTGAGGCTCGAGATGAGCGAAGACTTCGCCCAAATCTCCACCCCCGATCAGCCCGGCGGGCTTACCCCAATGCCGATCCCCAAGCTCGACCGCGGCTCGCATCTTTCCTACGGGTTGCAGTGGATCGCGTTTGGGGTCATGGCGCCGGCCGGGCTTGCGTACTTCATCTGGGCGGAGCTTAAAGAGCGGCGCAAGGTGGGCGACGAGGAAGCGGAGCTCGAAGACGCTCAGCAGGATTCGGTTTCCGACGCCGCGGCTGACGGCCGCCGTCATTTCAAGGATCTGCTCTGGGACGACGACCTTTCCGCCCCGCCTCCGGGCGAGACCCACCGCGAGCTCTCTCGCAGCGTCGCCGATCGGTACGGATCAGCGCGCCGCGACGATTACGCCAAGTTCGCCCGCCGCAGCCAAGAGCGCTTCTAGGCAGCCGCGGCCGCCCACTAACCAACCGGGTTGAAAATACCCGGTGCCGTGTGGTGCGCCCCGACGGACTCGAACCGCCGACCGCTCGGGTGTAAACCGAGTGCTCTTCCAGCTGAGCTAGGGGCGCCTTGCGCGCACGCGCAACGCAGGAAACATTAACACGCGCCTGGGGCGAACGCTAACCGCAGTGCGCCCGGGTCCTTCCGGCCGCTAAGATTTGCGGGTGCCGCGCTGCACCAGGCACGCGCCCTGCCAGTCGCCCAGGCGCACCGAGGCGGTTTGCACGAGGCCGGATAGTTGTGCCGACTCTGCGATGATGCCTGTCTCTACAGCGCCGTGCTTGCCCGCGGCCGGGGTGAGCAGCCAGACCCGGCCCGCCTCCTCGAGGTTCCGCGTAGCGTCGACGAGGCCGTCGACCAGATCACCGTCGTCGTCGCGCCACCACATGAGCACCACGTCGCACAGCTCGTCGGTGTCCTCATCGAGGAGATTCTCGCCGATCTGATCTTCGATCGACTCAGAGATCGTGCTGTCGGCATCTTCGTCCCAGCCCAATTCCTGCACGACGTGCCCGCGCGCAATATCGAGTTGGCGGGCGTAGCTGTCGGCCACCGTGGATAGTCCTTCCTCTTCGCATTAATTCTCGCCGAATTATGATCTTTTCTAGCAGGATACAGCCCACCGCCGAAATAGACCGACTTTGGGTTCACCTCGGTAAGGCCGCGTCTTTCGCGCCCGGCGCGACGGCGGTCGAAGTAACTAGGCTCGGGGGAAGACTTGACCCCCTTTTTGGAAAGAGGTGCCCCATGGCCGACAGCCCGCTCGGCGGTTCCCCCAAAGACGACACCAACTTCGCCATCATCCGCGACGGCGTGGCGTCTTACCTCAACGACTCGGACCCGGAAGAGACTCGGGAATGGATGGACTCGCTCGACGGCCTGCTGGCCGCCTCCACCCCGGAGCGCGCCCGCTACCTGATGCTGCGGCTGCTCGAACGAGCCTCGGCCAAGCGTGTGCCGCTGCCCCCGATGCTCTCCACCGACTTTGTCAACACCATTCCCACCTCCTCGGAGCCGGAGTTCCCCGGCGACGAGGAGGTAGAAAAGCGCTACCGTCGCTGGATCCGGTGGAACGCCGCCATCATGGTCCACCGCGCTCAACGCCCCGGCATCAAAGTCGGCGGCCACATCTCCACCTACGCCGGGGCCGCGCCACTCTACGAGGTTGGCTTTAACCACTTCTTCCGGGGCAAGGACCACCCGGGCGGGGGCGACCAGATCTTCTTCCAGGGCCACGCCTCGCCGGGCATCTACGCTCGCGCGTTCCTCGAGGGGCGGCTCACCGAGGACGACCTCGACGGCTTCCGCCAGGAGGTCTCGCGCCCCCAGGGTGGGCTGCCCAGCTACCCCCACCCGCACGGCATGCCTGAGTTCTGGGAGTTCCCCACCGTGTCGATGGGTCTGGGCCCCATGAACGCCATCTACCAGGCCCGATTCAACCGCTACCTTCACGACCGCGGAATCAAAGACACCTCGCAACAGCATGTGTGGGCGTTTTTGGGCGACGGCGAGATGGACGAGCCGGAATCGCGCGGCGTGCTCCAGCAGGCCGCACTGAACAACCTGGACAACCTCACCTTCGTGGTCAACTGCAACTTGCAGCGCCTCGATGGGCCGGTGCGCGGCAACACGCAGATCATCCAGGAGCTGGAAAGCTTCTTCCGCGGCGCCGGCTGGAGCGTGATCAAGGTGATCTGGGGCCGCGAGTGGGACAAGCTCTTTGACAAGGACGACGAAGGCGCGCTCGTCGAGCTGATGAACAACACCCCCGACGGTGACTACCAGACGTTCAAGGCGAACAACGGCGCCTACGTGCGCGAGCACTTCTTCGGCCGGGATCCCCGCACGCTCAAGCTCGTCGAGAGCATGACCGATGATGAGATCTGGCAGCTGCGCCGAGGCGGGCACGACTATCGCAAGATCTACGCCGCCTACAAGCGGGCCCTGGAGACCAAGGACCGCCCCACCGTCATCCTGGCGCACACCATCAAGGGCTACGGTCTGGGCCACAACTTCGAGGGCCGCAACGCCACCCACCAGATGAAGAAGCTGACGCTGGAGGATCTCAAGCTCTTCCGCGACAAGCAGAACATCCCGATCAGCGACGCGGACCTGGAAAAGGACCCGAAGCTACCGCCCTACTTCCACCCGGGCAAGGACGACGAAGTGCTGCAGTACATGCTCGCCCGGCGCAAGGAGCTCGGCGGCTTTGTGCCGGAGCGACGCCAAGACTATGAGCCGCTCGTGGTCCCGGATTTGTCCACCATCAAGAGCGCCCGCAAGGGCTCCGGCAAGCAGAACATTGCCACGACCATGGCCACGGTGCGCACCTTCAAGGACCTGATGCGCGACAAGAAGCTGAAGGATCGCTTCGTGCCCATCATCCCAGACGAGGCGCGCACCTTCGGGATGGACTCATGGTTCCCCACCCTCGGCATCTACAACCCGCACGGGCAGAAATACGTGCCGGTCGACCACGATCTGATGCTTTCCTACAAGGAGGCGAAAGACGGCCAGATTCTGCACGAGGGGATCTCCGAGGCTGGCTCCGTGGCATCGTTCATCGCGGCTGGCACCAGCTACGCCACCGAGGGCGTGGCCATGATCCCGCTGTACATCTTCTACTCGATGTTCGGCTTCCAGCGCACGGGCGATTCGATCTGGGCGGCCGGCGACCAGATGGCGCGCGGGTTCCTCTTGGGCGCAACCGCCGGGCGCACCACGTTGACCGGCGAGGGCCTGCAGCACATGGACGGCCACTCTCAGATCCTGGCTTCAACTAACCCGGCGGTAGTCTCCTACGATCCTGCGTTCGCCTATGAGATCGCGCACCTGGTGCACCGCGGCATCGACCGGATGTACGGCCCCGACGGCGGCGAGAACGTCATGTACTACCTGACGATCTACAACGAGCCGACGCCGCAGCCCGCCGAGCCCGAAGGCCTCGACGTCGAAGGCCTGCACAAGGGCATCTACCGCTACTCCGACGGGTCCGAACTAGCCCCCGACGCCGAGCACGAGGCCTCTATCCTCGCCTCCGGCATCGGGATGCAGGCGGCGCTCACGGCGCAACAGATCCTGGCCGAGGACTATTCGGTGCGCGCCAACATCTTCTCGGTGACCTCCTGGGTGGAGCTCGCCCGCGAGGGTGCCCGGCTGAACAAGGATGCCCTGCAGCACCCCTCCGAGGACGTCCGCGAGGCCTTCGCTACCCGCCAGCTCAAGCAGGCATCCGGCCCGTACGTGGCCGTCTCCGACTTCGCCACCGACCTCCAGGAGCAGATCCGGGCCTTCGTGCCGGGCCGCTACACCGTGCTGGGCGCGGATGGCTTCGGGTTCTCTGACACCCGGGCCGCCGCCCGCCGCTTCTTCAACATCGACGCGCCCTCCGTGGTGGTGGCGGTGCTGACGGGGCTGGCCCGCGAGGGCGCGCTGGATATCGAGGTCGCTCGCCGCGCGGCCGAGCAGTACCACCTCGACGACCCGACCCAGGCCTAGGCCGCTGCCGCTGCCGCAGCCGGTAGCGCTCCGGCTACTCCGGCCGCGGCGGGTGGTCCGGCAGGGCGTCGAGAAGCAGGTCGAGTGCCTTGTTCACCACCGCCGGGGCCTCGAGCACCACCATGTGCCCGGCGTCGAGAACCGCAAGCCGCTTCGCGCGCGGCCATACCTCCTGGATGCGGCGCGCCTGGCTGGCCGGGGTGACGTTGTCTTCGGTGCCGGTGATGATGAAGCCATCGACGTCGGCGAGAAACTCGCCGGCGGCGAGCTCGTCATGAGTTTGCAGGCTGTCGAAGAATCCAACGAAAGTTTCCAACGGCGTCTCGTGAATCATCGCCGCATGGAACTGCACCAGCTGATAGCCGGTGGGGCGGTGAAACACCCCGACGGCGAGCCCCGGGGCGAGCATCTTGGTGGCCTCGTTGCGGAACTTGTCCGCCTGCTTCGGCGAGGCCTCAACCGCCTCGTAGACCGCCCGCGCCGCCGGCGAGGCGAGAATCTGGGGCACGCCTTGATCGGCCAGCGCCTCGATGGAGGTCGCCACCACCACTATCCCCGCAATGCGCCGGCGCACGGACTCCGGGCAGCGGCGCAGCAAGTTGAACGCTGCTAGACCGCCCAGCGAGTGGCCCACCAGGATCACCGGGCCGGTGCCGTGGTCGGCGTCGGCGAGCGCGGCCAGGGCGTCGTCGGCGAAGCCATCGACGGTGCACATGTCCGGCTCGCACGGCCCGGTGCGCCCGTGCCCGCGCAGGTCCGGCGCCACACACCGCACCCGGGGGTGGGTGTCTCGCAAGTGGTCGACCTGGCGGTAGAACGACTCCCCGGCAAGCGTGAACCCGTGCAAGAAAAGCACCGTCGCCTGCGCCGGCTCCTCGGCACCGGGCCCCTTGGCATCCCAGCGCACCATGACCCCGTCGGTGGAGGCTGCGAACCCCTCGGCGGAGACGTCGGTCAGCCCTGGGCGCCGGGTACGCGAATGCAAGGCCCCCTGCTCGAGGGCGAGGGTGCGCCGACCGCTGGGGGTAAGGCGCAGCAGCCACGAGCGCAGCAGCGCCATCGGTTTGTTGGTGATCTTCATCCCGTCCAACCCTAGCGGCGCGCTAGGCTGGTCGGCGAGCCTGGCGCCGCTTTATGGTGCGCAGCCTGCGCTGAGACCGCAGGCGCAGGCCCGTACCGGTGTACCAGGAAGGACGACGCGAATGGGCGATCTCGCCGCGCA
Protein-coding sequences here:
- a CDS encoding SURF1 family cytochrome oxidase biogenesis protein, with the translated sequence MTTSTSVPRQAAGRPHPNRGGSWRAFLKPGWFLAAAAILIFSYFAFTFLAPWQLGKNHDISERNERIEKAFDTDPVPAGEIFGPNGQIRPEDEWRRVILSGQYLSDAETVLRMRPVQGNPAVQVLTPLKTDSGEVILVNRGWIPAEGAAVPEITPAPSGPVSVEAVARRNESTPDRAPLTEDGITQVYGIDTDYIGRAVRLEMSEDFAQISTPDQPGGLTPMPIPKLDRGSHLSYGLQWIAFGVMAPAGLAYFIWAELKERRKVGDEEAELEDAQQDSVSDAAADGRRHFKDLLWDDDLSAPPPGETHRELSRSVADRYGSARRDDYAKFARRSQERF
- a CDS encoding alpha/beta fold hydrolase, which gives rise to MKITNKPMALLRSWLLRLTPSGRRTLALEQGALHSRTRRPGLTDVSAEGFAASTDGVMVRWDAKGPGAEEPAQATVLFLHGFTLAGESFYRQVDHLRDTHPRVRCVAPDLRGHGRTGPCEPDMCTVDGFADDALAALADADHGTGPVILVGHSLGGLAAFNLLRRCPESVRRRIAGIVVVATSIEALADQGVPQILASPAARAVYEAVEASPKQADKFRNEATKMLAPGLAVGVFHRPTGYQLVQFHAAMIHETPLETFVGFFDSLQTHDELAAGEFLADVDGFIITGTEDNVTPASQARRIQEVWPRAKRLAVLDAGHMVVLEAPAVVNKALDLLLDALPDHPPRPE
- the aceE gene encoding pyruvate dehydrogenase (acetyl-transferring), homodimeric type, encoding MADSPLGGSPKDDTNFAIIRDGVASYLNDSDPEETREWMDSLDGLLAASTPERARYLMLRLLERASAKRVPLPPMLSTDFVNTIPTSSEPEFPGDEEVEKRYRRWIRWNAAIMVHRAQRPGIKVGGHISTYAGAAPLYEVGFNHFFRGKDHPGGGDQIFFQGHASPGIYARAFLEGRLTEDDLDGFRQEVSRPQGGLPSYPHPHGMPEFWEFPTVSMGLGPMNAIYQARFNRYLHDRGIKDTSQQHVWAFLGDGEMDEPESRGVLQQAALNNLDNLTFVVNCNLQRLDGPVRGNTQIIQELESFFRGAGWSVIKVIWGREWDKLFDKDDEGALVELMNNTPDGDYQTFKANNGAYVREHFFGRDPRTLKLVESMTDDEIWQLRRGGHDYRKIYAAYKRALETKDRPTVILAHTIKGYGLGHNFEGRNATHQMKKLTLEDLKLFRDKQNIPISDADLEKDPKLPPYFHPGKDDEVLQYMLARRKELGGFVPERRQDYEPLVVPDLSTIKSARKGSGKQNIATTMATVRTFKDLMRDKKLKDRFVPIIPDEARTFGMDSWFPTLGIYNPHGQKYVPVDHDLMLSYKEAKDGQILHEGISEAGSVASFIAAGTSYATEGVAMIPLYIFYSMFGFQRTGDSIWAAGDQMARGFLLGATAGRTTLTGEGLQHMDGHSQILASTNPAVVSYDPAFAYEIAHLVHRGIDRMYGPDGGENVMYYLTIYNEPTPQPAEPEGLDVEGLHKGIYRYSDGSELAPDAEHEASILASGIGMQAALTAQQILAEDYSVRANIFSVTSWVELAREGARLNKDALQHPSEDVREAFATRQLKQASGPYVAVSDFATDLQEQIRAFVPGRYTVLGADGFGFSDTRAAARRFFNIDAPSVVVAVLTGLAREGALDIEVARRAAEQYHLDDPTQA
- a CDS encoding DUF3052 domain-containing protein — translated: MADSYARQLDIARGHVVQELGWDEDADSTISESIEDQIGENLLDEDTDELCDVVLMWWRDDDGDLVDGLVDATRNLEEAGRVWLLTPAAGKHGAVETGIIAESAQLSGLVQTASVRLGDWQGACLVQRGTRKS